GACTAATTATACATGGTGTCTTAGCTTTTAGCTTACTGTGCCATATATATGCAACCTTGTTTTATGCAAATGTATTCGATTGCTTACCATGTTTCAGGATATACTTGTTCTGAATTTGCATCTGGTTCCAAATCTCTAAGTACCTAGTAGTTTGGCTAGTAAATGAGTTCAAGGACATTGATCATTGACAATCTCTGTTAAAGGATTTGATAATTGAAATGTAGTTGGCAAGAACTAATTATTTAGTTCATAGTAATGTCATCTgacaaaagaagaaattttatatcccttttgaatatttgattcTGGAGTTTGAATTGCATTTCACCCAAGAAAATTCCactttccaaaagaaaatacaaattttCATGTACTCTTCTGCTGTTATCCATCTATGGTCTCACAAACCATTTCATTTAGGTACCTTTTTCAAGAGGTTGGCCTCTCGGAGAGCCTGAAATTTGGTGACAAGTTTGTCTCTGGGAGGCCAATTCTCTTTGATTATAGGAGCATCTGCAAAAGTCCTTTTCCATTCTGATAACAATGGAAACTCATCTTCTGCAATCACTTTCATGCTAGTTACCTCTTCAAACACATTCTCATATTCTGCAAGCCATCCAAGTGCAATATCTGCAAATCCAATATGCTCTCCCCCAAAGAATTTCTTCCCCTTTAGCTCCTCTTCCAAGTACTTCAAGTTCTCCTTGGCCTTCACAATACCTTCCTCTTGCTCTTTCCCTTCACTGTTAAAGGCTTCCCAAATAGATGGCAGAACCTTCATGTAAAATCACAAACCTAATTAGATAATGAATTTTCCATCAAAATTACTCATCTCTTGTATAGAATATCATTGATGTCAAAACTCCATACGATActagtgttcaagtaaattcagatTATGCTAAGAAATAGTAGTAGTTCAGCTGGGTTACCTTTTCATCACCAAATTTTGCCCAAAAGCGTGCAGCGGCTCTTTCGTGAGGATCTTCGGATAGCAAAGGGTTCTCTTTCCATGACTCTTCAATGTATTCAAGCAGGGACGTAGCCAAGATTCCTTGGAGGGTTGGGCTAATTTTAGTCTAATAAATATTTTGCGTAGAACTCTTTTTCAAGGATGTTCCAGATGACATTCTCAGTGCatggaggagaagagagagagccaaAATATCGATCTCCAATATATTTgcggttttttatttttttatcaaactCCTTCATGTCTATATTTTCGGGAGGAATGTGAGCATCCTTATGTCTTCTACATACCTCCTCGGCCAATTCCGCTAGCTTGTCCTTGATATACAAAATCATAATGTAATTTTTGAATAATCCATTGAATCCTTGAGCAAATTTGGCATGAGGTTTGGTGCATTGGAATTAAGTTTGTCATGGAATCATCTGCATTCATGTGGAAAGGTATTCAATCATTTGATTAGTACATGATTTGTATTTGATGGTTTTATCTTTCATTTATGTGGAATCTGGACACCCAACAacccttgccaaaaaaaaaaaaaatcaccaaaatcccAATTATGTGGAATCTGGACACCAAACATCAAACACCACATCACCATTCATCAACCGATTCAACCCATTCCCAAATATCAACAATTCAAGTATTAAACATcaacccattcccaattatcgacatcaacccattacccattcccaattatcaatATCAAGTCATCATTCATCAACCCATTCGGCCATTCCCAATTCCCAATTAcgacctcaacctaaacaccaAACATCACAAATTCACGATTCAAACATCATCAGCAAGATAGCAATTCAGCATGGGCATTGGGTATACGGTGTTTACCTGAGAATTTAAGATTCAGGGATTGAAGATTTGAAGCCTTCAAGAGTTCGAGGAGCAAGAGTCGCACTGTCACAGAGAATCCAGAGATGCAGACCGCAGTGGAGGTGGCTCGGTGAACGGTGGCGGAGGGGGTAGCTCAGGCGGACTGAAACTCTGAATAGGGAGGTGGCTCGATGTTGGAGCCTGGAACTCTGGAAGGTGGAATCAAAATCGATCTAAACTCAAGGAGAGAGTGAGCCTAGGCTCGGGACCAACAGCAGCAACCTAGCAATTGCAAagcataagtattttttttttttttttttaatttgggcTATACCCCTACTTGACAATTTTTGGCCCAATTTTTCCCTTGGGCTACAGCCCAGACAGCCCTTGTAGTGGCTCCGTCCCTGTATTCAAGGATCACAAATGATTCAGCAACTGATTTTCCATTGTGTACAATCACTGGAACCTTCTTATGAACAGGGTTGTATTGAAGAAGCAAGGAGCTTTTGTTTGAGAGATCTTCAAAGATGGTATCATATTGGACATCTTTGAGCTTCAGTGCCCAGACTATTCTCAAAGCAAAAGGGCTTGACCATGTTCTGAAGAGCTTGACTACTTCCATTTTCTTGGAATGAGCTTCTATAGCAGCTTTAGGCCTTTTTATGCAGAACTTTGACTAGGGAACTTTGATGTTGTCTCCCTATATATCATTGTATTTATTATTCTGACCTTCTATGTTGCTATATACGACTTGGGCCATAAAATTGGAAATGCTCATATAAAGTTTGATAGCTTAATGTAGAAATAACATGCGCGCTAAGAAAAGAGTTCAACTtctataactatatatataaaggttaaaGGTAAACTTTTAGTCGGGTTAAGCTCGGCAGAGGGTTGATAGGGACTCTTTAAGATTCAGTTGAGAAAAGCACACCTTGATTGACATCTCCTTCCCTCCGGTTGGATACATACTTGTTCTCTGTTAGTTGTTGTGAAACCTGtatttagtttagtttttaCTAGCTATTCATAATTTTACAgcagcagagagagagaaataattAAAAGCTCCAAAATGATTGACAATTGGGAATATATGGGGGTGAAACTGAGTTTTGAGAAAATGAAGGGATTAGGGAATGTAAATACTGTTAGGATTGTCATCTAAGGTGTGATGTAATTAGAAGAAGGGTTCTGTTTGTTCTCTTTGGAATTTAGACATATTGT
This portion of the Rosa chinensis cultivar Old Blush chromosome 1, RchiOBHm-V2, whole genome shotgun sequence genome encodes:
- the LOC112173028 gene encoding probable glutathione S-transferase, with the protein product MILYIKDKLAELAEETKISPTLQGILATSLLEYIEESWKENPLLSEDPHERAAARFWAKFGDEKVLPSIWEAFNSEGKEQEEGIVKAKENLKYLEEELKGKKFFGGEHIGFADIALGWLAEYENVFEEVTSMKVIAEDEFPLLSEWKRTFADAPIIKENWPPRDKLVTKFQALREANLLKKVPK